A single genomic interval of Tursiops truncatus isolate mTurTru1 chromosome 1, mTurTru1.mat.Y, whole genome shotgun sequence harbors:
- the FHL3 gene encoding four and a half LIM domains protein 3 isoform X1 — protein MDAWPHSTCVAPAAQWLTAQATLRCCARGNPGLNGEERTEVEGYPPPSSIAPSPEVPALKTPTPGGLMPWPGGSLTATMSEAFDCAKCSESLYGRKYIQTDNGPYCVPCYDNTFANTCAECQQLIGHDSRELFYEDRHFHEGCFRCCRCQRSLADEPFTCQDSELLCNDCYCSAFSSQCSACGETVMPGSRKLEYGGQTWHEHCFLCSSCEQPLGSRSFVPDKGAHYCVPCYENKFAPRCARCSKTLTQGGVTYRDQPWHRECLVCTGCQTPLAGQQFTSRDDDPYCVACFGELFAPKCSSCKRPITGLGEGKYVSFEDRHWHHSCFSCARCSTSLVGQGFVPDGDQVLCQGCSQAGP, from the exons ATGGATGCATGGCCACACTCCACCTGTGTGGCCCCCGCTGCCCAGTGGCTCACAGCCCAGGCAACCCTCAGATGTTGCGCCAGAGGAAACCCAGGCCTGAATGGCGAGGAGCGGACTGAGGTGGAGGGATACCCTCCACCCTCCAGCATAGCCCCCAGCCCAGAAGTCCCGGCTCTGAAGACCCCGACTCCTGGCGGCCTCATGCCCTGGCCTGGG GGCTCACTCACAGCCACCATGAGCGAGGCCTTTGACTGTGCAAAATGCAGCGAGTCCCTGTACGGGCGCAAATACATCCAGACGGACAACGGACCCTACTGTGTGCCCTGCTATGACAACACCTTCGCCAACACGTGCGCCGAGTGCCAGCAGCTTATCGGGCACGACTCGAGG GAGCTGTTCTACGAAGACCGCCACTTCCACGAGGGTTGCTtccgctgctgccgctgccagCGCTCCCTGGCCGACGAGCCCTTCACCTGCCAGGACAGCGAGCTGCTCTGTAACGACTGCTACTGCAGTGCCTTCTCCTCACAGTGCTCCGCCTGCGGGGAGACCGTCATGCCCG GATCCCGGAAGCTGGAGTACGGAGGCCAGACGTGGCATGAGCACTGCTTCCTGTGCAGCAGCTGTGAGCAGCCGCTGGGCTCCCGTTCCTTTGTGCCCGACAAGGGTGCTCACTACTGCGTGCCCTGCTATGAGAACAAGTTTGCTCCTCGCTGCGCCCGCTGCAGCAAG ACACTGACGCAGGGTGGCGTGACATACCGTGACCAGCCCTGGCATCGGGAATGCCTGGTCTGCACCGGCTGCCAGACGCCCCTGGCAGGGCAGCAGTTCACCTCCCGAGATGACGATCCCTACTGTGTGGCCTGTTTTGGAGAACTCTTTGCACCCAAGTGCAGCAGCTGCAAGCGCCCCATCACAG gACTCGGTGAAGGCAAGTATGTGTCCTTTGAAGACCGCCACTGGCACCACAGCTGCTTCTCCTGCGCCCGATGCTCCACCTCCCTGGTGGGCCAGGGCTTCGTGCCGGACGGAGACCAAGTGCTGTGCCAGGGCTGCAGCCAGGCGGGGCCCTGA
- the FHL3 gene encoding four and a half LIM domains protein 3 isoform X2: MSEAFDCAKCSESLYGRKYIQTDNGPYCVPCYDNTFANTCAECQQLIGHDSRELFYEDRHFHEGCFRCCRCQRSLADEPFTCQDSELLCNDCYCSAFSSQCSACGETVMPGSRKLEYGGQTWHEHCFLCSSCEQPLGSRSFVPDKGAHYCVPCYENKFAPRCARCSKTLTQGGVTYRDQPWHRECLVCTGCQTPLAGQQFTSRDDDPYCVACFGELFAPKCSSCKRPITGLGEGKYVSFEDRHWHHSCFSCARCSTSLVGQGFVPDGDQVLCQGCSQAGP, translated from the exons ATGAGCGAGGCCTTTGACTGTGCAAAATGCAGCGAGTCCCTGTACGGGCGCAAATACATCCAGACGGACAACGGACCCTACTGTGTGCCCTGCTATGACAACACCTTCGCCAACACGTGCGCCGAGTGCCAGCAGCTTATCGGGCACGACTCGAGG GAGCTGTTCTACGAAGACCGCCACTTCCACGAGGGTTGCTtccgctgctgccgctgccagCGCTCCCTGGCCGACGAGCCCTTCACCTGCCAGGACAGCGAGCTGCTCTGTAACGACTGCTACTGCAGTGCCTTCTCCTCACAGTGCTCCGCCTGCGGGGAGACCGTCATGCCCG GATCCCGGAAGCTGGAGTACGGAGGCCAGACGTGGCATGAGCACTGCTTCCTGTGCAGCAGCTGTGAGCAGCCGCTGGGCTCCCGTTCCTTTGTGCCCGACAAGGGTGCTCACTACTGCGTGCCCTGCTATGAGAACAAGTTTGCTCCTCGCTGCGCCCGCTGCAGCAAG ACACTGACGCAGGGTGGCGTGACATACCGTGACCAGCCCTGGCATCGGGAATGCCTGGTCTGCACCGGCTGCCAGACGCCCCTGGCAGGGCAGCAGTTCACCTCCCGAGATGACGATCCCTACTGTGTGGCCTGTTTTGGAGAACTCTTTGCACCCAAGTGCAGCAGCTGCAAGCGCCCCATCACAG gACTCGGTGAAGGCAAGTATGTGTCCTTTGAAGACCGCCACTGGCACCACAGCTGCTTCTCCTGCGCCCGATGCTCCACCTCCCTGGTGGGCCAGGGCTTCGTGCCGGACGGAGACCAAGTGCTGTGCCAGGGCTGCAGCCAGGCGGGGCCCTGA